One Streptomyces fagopyri DNA window includes the following coding sequences:
- a CDS encoding glutamate synthase subunit beta, producing MADPKGFLNHGREVARTRPVDERVKDWNEVYVPGSLLPIISKQAGRCMDCGIPFCHNGCPLGNLIPEWNDYAYREDWQAASERLHATNNFPEFTGRLCPAPCESACVLGINQPAVTIKNVEVSIIDKAWDSGSVAPQIPQRLSGKTVAVIGSGPAGLAAAQQLTRAGHTVAVYERADRVGGLLRYGIPEFKMEKRHINRRIEQMRAEGTRFRTGIEIGRDLKATDLRKRYDAVVIAAGATTARDLPVPGRELNGIHQAMEYLPLSNKVQEGDYVTPPITAEGKHVVVIGGGDTGADCVGTAHRQGAASVTQLEIMPRPGEERNPGQPWPTFPMLYKVTSAHEEGGDRVYSVSTTHFEGDEDGNVQWLHLSEVEFVDGRLNQKPGTERKIPAQLVTLAMGFTGTDVENGVVAQFGLELDARGNIARDADFATNVPGVYVAGDAGRGQSLIVWAIAEGRSAARGVDRFLAGASELPAPIRPTDRSLMV from the coding sequence ATGGCTGATCCCAAGGGCTTTCTGAACCACGGCCGCGAGGTCGCCAGGACCCGCCCCGTCGACGAACGCGTCAAGGACTGGAACGAGGTCTACGTTCCGGGCTCGCTGCTCCCGATCATCTCCAAGCAGGCCGGCCGCTGCATGGACTGCGGCATCCCGTTCTGCCACAACGGCTGTCCGCTGGGGAACCTGATCCCCGAGTGGAACGACTACGCCTACCGCGAGGACTGGCAGGCCGCGTCCGAGCGTCTGCACGCCACGAACAACTTCCCGGAGTTCACGGGCCGGCTGTGCCCCGCCCCGTGCGAGTCGGCGTGTGTGCTCGGCATCAACCAGCCCGCCGTGACCATCAAGAACGTCGAGGTCTCGATCATCGACAAGGCGTGGGACAGCGGGTCCGTCGCCCCGCAGATCCCCCAGCGCCTGTCGGGCAAGACCGTCGCGGTCATCGGATCGGGCCCCGCGGGCCTGGCCGCCGCCCAGCAGCTGACCCGGGCCGGCCACACGGTCGCCGTCTACGAGCGCGCGGACCGCGTCGGCGGCCTGCTGCGCTACGGCATCCCCGAGTTCAAGATGGAGAAGCGGCACATCAACCGCCGTATCGAGCAGATGCGCGCGGAGGGCACCCGTTTCCGTACGGGCATCGAGATCGGCCGCGACCTCAAGGCGACCGACCTGCGCAAGCGGTACGACGCGGTGGTCATCGCCGCCGGTGCCACGACCGCGCGGGACCTGCCGGTGCCCGGCCGCGAACTCAACGGCATCCACCAGGCCATGGAGTACCTGCCGCTGTCCAACAAGGTCCAGGAGGGCGACTACGTGACGCCCCCGATCACGGCCGAGGGCAAGCACGTGGTGGTCATCGGCGGCGGCGACACGGGCGCGGACTGCGTGGGCACCGCCCACCGCCAGGGCGCGGCCTCGGTCACGCAGCTGGAGATCATGCCCCGTCCGGGCGAGGAGCGGAACCCCGGCCAGCCCTGGCCGACGTTCCCCATGCTCTACAAGGTCACCTCCGCGCACGAGGAGGGCGGCGACCGCGTCTACTCGGTCTCCACCACCCACTTCGAGGGCGACGAGGACGGCAACGTCCAGTGGCTGCACCTCAGCGAGGTCGAGTTCGTCGACGGCAGGCTGAACCAGAAGCCCGGCACGGAGCGCAAGATCCCCGCCCAGCTGGTCACCCTGGCGATGGGCTTCACCGGCACCGACGTCGAGAACGGCGTCGTCGCCCAGTTCGGCCTGGAACTCGACGCACGCGGCAACATCGCCCGCGACGCCGACTTCGCGACCAACGTGCCGGGCGTGTACGTTGCCGGTGACGCGGGCCGCGGCCAGTCCCTGATCGTGTGGGCCATCGCGGAGGGCCGCTCGGCCGCCCGCGGGGTCGACCGTTTCCTGGCGGGGGCCAGCGAGCTGCCGGCCCCGATCCGCCCCACGGACCGTTCCCTGATGGTCT